Proteins encoded within one genomic window of Dermatophilus congolensis:
- a CDS encoding ATP-binding cassette domain-containing protein — MNNVAEKEPRTHTSGNTDEPGLQLTNIVLTHRNRTILDHTRLGVLPGTITALTGPAGSGKTTLMRVAAGILRPTSGTIRIAGIDPTTQPQQARAHTGWLPATRTNLGPVTPRELLRTFTIGHRLPERTGRLRTNELIERMNLTRVADTHASTLPLATQTLLMLACATIHNPAVLLLDEPLTGLDSDDRAHIADHLRAEAHRGTAILATAPDSWLLDEIAHRCVTIDHGRITGSHELQATNGHRWRIVSLDGDILRTTLNANGVDYEDVPTPDGRLTHRAAVDVAMTHEREATALLNALTRSGVPVYGFGPSNTTHTSLNETPTIHGHEATP; from the coding sequence ATGAACAACGTCGCCGAGAAAGAACCCCGCACCCACACCAGCGGAAACACCGACGAACCCGGCCTACAACTCACCAACATCGTGCTCACCCACCGAAACCGCACCATCCTCGACCACACCCGCCTAGGCGTTCTCCCCGGCACCATCACAGCACTAACCGGACCAGCCGGATCCGGAAAAACCACCCTCATGCGCGTAGCCGCAGGAATCCTGCGCCCCACCTCCGGCACCATCCGCATCGCAGGCATCGACCCCACCACACAACCCCAACAAGCCCGCGCACACACCGGCTGGCTCCCAGCCACCCGCACCAACCTCGGCCCAGTCACCCCCCGCGAACTCCTACGCACCTTCACCATCGGCCACCGCCTACCCGAACGCACCGGACGCCTACGCACCAACGAACTCATCGAACGGATGAACCTCACCCGCGTCGCAGACACCCACGCCAGCACCCTGCCCCTGGCAACCCAAACCCTCCTCATGCTTGCCTGCGCCACCATCCACAACCCCGCCGTCCTCCTCCTGGACGAACCACTCACCGGACTCGACAGCGACGACCGCGCACACATCGCCGACCACCTACGCGCCGAAGCCCACCGCGGAACAGCAATCCTTGCCACCGCCCCCGACTCCTGGCTCCTCGACGAAATCGCACACCGCTGCGTCACCATCGACCACGGCCGCATCACCGGATCACACGAACTCCAAGCCACCAACGGCCACCGCTGGCGCATCGTCAGCCTCGACGGCGACATCCTCCGCACCACCCTCAACGCCAACGGAGTCGACTACGAAGACGTCCCCACCCCCGATGGCCGCCTCACCCACCGCGCCGCCGTCGACGTCGCCATGACCCACGAACGCGAAGCCACCGCCCTACTCAACGCCCTCACCCGATCAGGCGTACCCGTCTACGGATTCGGCCCCAGTAACACCACCCACACCTCACTCAACGAAACCCCCACCATCCACGGCCACGAGGCCACCCCGTGA
- a CDS encoding aspartate kinase, which yields MSLVVQKYGGSSVADAESVKRVARRIVETKRAGNDVCVVVSAMGDTTDDLMDLAQEVTPLPPARELDMLLTAGERISMAVLAMAIEALGHSAQSFTGSQAGVITDEVHGRASIIDVTPGRIQSALAEGHIAIVAGFQGVSQTTKNITTLGRGGSDTTAVALAAALGADVCEIYSDVDGVFTADPRIVPKARRLERVSTEEMMEMAASGAKILMLRCVEYARRFNVPIHVRSSFSHKTGTIITDEPRGGDAVEEPLITGVAHDRGQAKVTITAVPDVPGKAASIFQVVSEAQGNIDMIVQNVSTSKAGTTDISFTLPMADGDRTVQALDQVREQIGFENIFYDDQIGKLSLVGEGMRSHPGVSATLFAALASAGINIEMISTSEIRVSVVTRDDQLDEAVRAVHSAFGLDDEQVQAVVYGGTGR from the coding sequence ATGAGTTTGGTGGTGCAGAAGTACGGCGGTTCGTCGGTGGCGGATGCTGAGAGTGTTAAGCGTGTTGCGCGGCGGATTGTGGAGACCAAGCGTGCAGGCAACGATGTGTGTGTTGTCGTCTCGGCGATGGGGGACACGACGGATGATTTGATGGATCTTGCGCAGGAGGTGACTCCGCTTCCTCCGGCGCGTGAGCTGGATATGTTGCTGACTGCGGGTGAGCGCATTTCGATGGCTGTGTTGGCGATGGCTATTGAGGCGTTAGGGCATTCGGCGCAGTCGTTTACGGGGTCGCAGGCTGGTGTGATCACGGATGAGGTGCACGGTCGGGCGAGCATTATTGATGTGACCCCTGGTCGGATTCAGTCGGCGTTGGCTGAGGGCCATATCGCGATTGTGGCTGGTTTCCAGGGGGTTTCGCAGACGACGAAGAACATCACGACGTTGGGTCGGGGTGGTTCGGATACGACGGCGGTGGCTTTGGCTGCGGCGTTGGGTGCGGATGTGTGTGAGATCTATTCGGATGTTGATGGTGTTTTCACGGCTGATCCGCGGATTGTGCCGAAGGCGCGTCGTCTCGAGCGTGTCTCCACGGAGGAGATGATGGAGATGGCGGCTTCTGGCGCGAAGATTCTCATGTTGCGTTGTGTGGAGTACGCGCGTCGTTTCAATGTTCCGATTCACGTTCGCTCGTCGTTCTCGCATAAGACGGGCACCATCATCACTGACGAGCCTCGAGGAGGAGACGCTGTGGAGGAGCCGTTGATTACTGGGGTGGCGCATGATCGTGGCCAGGCAAAGGTCACGATTACTGCGGTGCCGGATGTTCCTGGGAAGGCTGCGAGTATTTTCCAGGTGGTTTCGGAGGCGCAGGGCAACATCGACATGATCGTGCAGAACGTGTCTACGTCGAAAGCTGGTACGACGGATATTTCGTTCACGTTGCCGATGGCTGATGGTGACCGGACTGTTCAGGCTTTGGATCAGGTGCGTGAGCAGATCGGCTTTGAGAACATTTTTTACGATGACCAGATTGGTAAGTTGTCGCTGGTGGGTGAGGGTATGCGTTCTCACCCGGGTGTTTCGGCGACCTTGTTTGCTGCGTTGGCTTCGGCTGGGATCAACATTGAGATGATTTCGACTTCGGAGATCCGTGTTTCGGTGGTGACACGGGATGATCAGTTGGATGAGGCTGTGCGTGCTGTGCATTCAGCGTTTGGTCTCGATGATGAGCAGGTTCAGGCGGTTGTGTACGGCGGTACTGGTCGCTGA
- a CDS encoding potassium transporter Kup, which yields MNTTENEHTTPHKHGVAVLLGALGVVFGDIGTSPLYALQTVFSTDHNAVAATTEDVYGVLSLVVWSITIVVSIKYIALVMRADNNGEGGILTLTALLRRIYRKPRHIYTATLLGILGAALFYGDSLITPAISVMSAVEGLAVIDPTAETLVVPLALIILTILFALQHKGTHVVGKAFGPVMMLWFLTIAALGIPHIFTHPAVLQGLSPTWAIHFALDRPAVAFIALGAAVLTITGAEALYADMGHFGASPIRKAWFFIVFPCLLLNYLGQCALILTNPAAIDSPFFHLVPTPLLIPVVILATAATVIASQAVISGAFSVSQQALNLGLLPHFAIRHTSREEGGQIYVPIINTTLAIGVAILILSFRSSAALANAYGLAVTGTLILTTVLFTMLAHHCWNWPTWVIAPITTLIGSLELLYFTANLTKIIHGGWLPIVIATIILIIMTTWMRGARLANKRRASLETNLLTWLEKISDKGIPRVPGQAIYLHHNLETVPLALKENLRFNHVLHENIAIVTVETTNIPHVRHNDRVTVTDIGTEDDGIVTIRIRLGFNDSRDVPHNLAWSAGKDPHFTYDADEARYFLSVLHIHPDHNCNKLTRIRRGLFIFLNRNAGSRAEAFHLPPHRTAILGGSMYL from the coding sequence GTGAACACCACAGAGAACGAGCACACCACGCCTCACAAACACGGCGTAGCCGTTCTCCTGGGCGCTCTCGGCGTCGTCTTCGGCGACATCGGCACCAGCCCCCTCTACGCCCTCCAAACGGTCTTCTCCACAGACCACAACGCCGTCGCAGCCACCACCGAAGACGTCTACGGAGTGCTTTCCCTCGTCGTGTGGTCCATCACCATCGTGGTGTCCATCAAATACATCGCACTGGTCATGCGCGCAGACAACAACGGCGAGGGCGGCATCCTCACCCTCACCGCGCTCCTACGCAGGATCTACCGCAAACCCCGACACATCTACACCGCCACCCTGCTAGGCATACTCGGCGCCGCACTCTTCTACGGCGACTCCCTCATCACACCCGCCATCTCCGTCATGAGCGCCGTCGAAGGACTCGCCGTCATCGACCCCACCGCCGAAACCCTCGTGGTCCCCCTGGCCCTGATCATCCTCACCATCCTCTTCGCCCTACAACACAAAGGGACCCACGTCGTCGGCAAAGCCTTCGGACCAGTCATGATGCTCTGGTTCCTCACCATCGCCGCCCTCGGAATACCCCACATCTTCACCCACCCAGCCGTCCTACAAGGCCTCTCCCCCACCTGGGCAATCCACTTCGCCCTCGACCGCCCCGCCGTCGCCTTTATCGCCCTCGGCGCAGCAGTCCTCACCATCACCGGCGCCGAAGCCCTCTACGCCGACATGGGCCACTTCGGCGCATCCCCAATCCGCAAAGCCTGGTTCTTCATCGTCTTTCCCTGCCTCCTACTCAACTACCTCGGCCAATGCGCCCTCATCCTCACTAACCCCGCCGCCATCGACTCCCCCTTCTTCCACCTCGTCCCCACCCCACTGCTCATCCCCGTCGTCATCCTCGCCACCGCAGCCACCGTCATCGCATCCCAAGCCGTCATCTCCGGAGCCTTCTCGGTATCACAACAAGCCCTCAACCTCGGCCTCCTCCCCCACTTCGCCATCCGCCACACCTCCCGAGAAGAAGGCGGACAAATCTACGTACCCATCATCAACACCACCCTGGCCATCGGCGTAGCCATCCTCATCCTCAGCTTCCGCAGCTCCGCAGCCCTCGCCAACGCCTACGGCCTGGCCGTCACCGGAACCCTCATCCTCACCACCGTCCTATTCACCATGCTCGCCCACCACTGCTGGAACTGGCCCACCTGGGTCATCGCCCCCATCACCACACTCATCGGCAGCCTGGAACTGCTCTACTTCACCGCCAACCTCACCAAAATCATCCACGGCGGCTGGCTACCCATCGTCATCGCCACCATCATCCTCATCATCATGACCACGTGGATGCGCGGCGCTCGCCTAGCCAACAAGCGCAGAGCCAGCCTCGAAACCAACCTCCTGACCTGGCTAGAAAAAATCTCCGACAAAGGCATCCCCCGCGTCCCAGGACAAGCGATCTACCTGCACCACAACCTCGAAACCGTCCCCCTAGCCCTCAAAGAAAACCTCCGCTTCAACCACGTCCTTCACGAAAACATCGCCATCGTCACCGTCGAAACCACCAACATCCCTCACGTACGCCACAACGACCGCGTCACCGTCACCGACATCGGCACCGAAGACGACGGCATCGTGACCATACGCATCCGCCTGGGCTTCAACGACTCCCGCGATGTGCCCCACAACCTCGCCTGGAGCGCAGGCAAAGATCCCCACTTCACCTACGACGCCGACGAAGCCCGTTACTTCCTCTCCGTACTGCACATTCACCCCGACCACAACTGCAACAAACTCACCCGCATCCGCCGAGGCCTGTTCATCTTTCTCAACCGCAACGCAGGCAGCCGAGCTGAAGCCTTCCACCTACCACCCCACCGCACCGCGATCCTTGGCGGATCCATGTACCTATAA
- a CDS encoding ArsB/NhaD family transporter has translation MFTDTVIPVLERVAPVVAFLVTVTVLADVAQRVGVFDVAARWIAGWGRGRTFLLWWLFSVFAVVTTVFLSLDTTAVLLTPVALALARQVGVPVRPFAVTTLWIANTGSLLLPVSNLTNLMAVDRFARWGLGHGDYVALALWPGCVAIVVTLVCVVVMYPALVSGRYGVVPAGEVGDRVLLLVGFVVCGAVGPAFAVGVEPWVVSSVGVVVLVGAVLVRDAGLLRGVGVPWGMALGFVVLSVLVGWVEGVGGLGWLGGVLGSAEGVGGLLRVAGVTALLANVVNNLPAYLAVEGVVSGDAVGLMAVLVGANVGPLVTPWGALATLLWLQRCSAAGVKWSVWRLGVAGVVCAGCAVVAATVVLGVVG, from the coding sequence GTGTTCACTGACACTGTTATTCCTGTTCTTGAGCGGGTTGCTCCGGTTGTCGCTTTCCTTGTGACGGTCACTGTTTTGGCAGATGTGGCTCAGCGAGTGGGTGTTTTTGATGTTGCTGCTCGCTGGATTGCGGGGTGGGGGCGGGGTCGCACGTTTCTTTTGTGGTGGTTGTTTTCTGTTTTTGCTGTCGTTACTACTGTTTTTCTTTCTCTTGATACGACGGCTGTGTTGTTGACGCCGGTGGCGCTTGCGCTGGCTAGGCAGGTGGGTGTGCCGGTGCGGCCGTTTGCGGTGACGACGTTGTGGATCGCGAATACGGGGTCGTTGTTGTTGCCGGTGTCGAATTTGACGAATCTTATGGCGGTGGATCGTTTTGCCCGGTGGGGGTTGGGGCATGGGGATTATGTGGCGTTGGCGTTATGGCCCGGGTGCGTGGCGATTGTGGTGACGTTGGTGTGTGTGGTCGTGATGTATCCGGCGCTGGTGTCGGGTAGGTATGGGGTGGTTCCTGCTGGTGAGGTGGGTGATCGGGTTTTGTTGCTGGTGGGTTTTGTGGTGTGTGGGGCAGTGGGGCCTGCGTTTGCGGTGGGGGTGGAGCCGTGGGTGGTCTCGTCGGTGGGAGTGGTGGTGTTGGTGGGGGCGGTGTTGGTGCGGGATGCGGGGTTGTTGCGTGGGGTGGGGGTGCCGTGGGGGATGGCGTTGGGGTTTGTGGTGTTGTCTGTGCTGGTTGGTTGGGTTGAGGGTGTGGGGGGTTTGGGTTGGTTGGGTGGGGTGTTGGGGTCTGCAGAGGGTGTGGGTGGGTTGTTACGGGTGGCTGGTGTGACGGCGTTGTTGGCGAATGTGGTGAACAATTTGCCTGCGTATTTGGCGGTGGAGGGGGTGGTTTCAGGTGATGCGGTGGGGTTGATGGCGGTGTTGGTGGGAGCGAATGTGGGGCCGTTGGTGACGCCGTGGGGGGCGTTGGCGACGTTGTTGTGGCTGCAGCGGTGTTCGGCTGCGGGAGTGAAGTGGAGTGTGTGGCGGTTGGGGGTTGCTGGGGTGGTGTGTGCGGGGTGCGCGGTTGTTGCAGCGACGGTGGTGTTGGGTGTGGTGGGGTGA
- a CDS encoding thermonuclease family protein encodes MKANNTHLLCATTALLSLAFLSACKINPIASAASGTDHLAHVTGITDGNIIKVDLDGTTEHIRLIGISTPPGTGCYTQEATNRMRRFIEATAVRLETDPTYSNRDPQGHLLRHIFTSDGTNVAQTLINDGYVHATTTKPPYRYQPAYTAAQKAAQKAQRGLWAACTTTPNHPK; translated from the coding sequence GTGAAGGCGAACAACACACATCTCCTCTGCGCTACCACCGCGCTCCTAAGCCTCGCCTTCCTCAGCGCCTGCAAAATCAACCCCATCGCCTCCGCCGCCTCCGGAACCGACCACCTCGCCCACGTCACCGGCATCACCGACGGCAACATCATCAAAGTCGACCTCGACGGCACCACCGAACACATCCGTCTCATCGGAATCAGCACTCCCCCAGGCACTGGCTGCTACACCCAAGAAGCCACCAACCGCATGCGCCGATTCATCGAAGCCACCGCCGTACGCCTCGAGACAGACCCCACCTACAGCAACCGCGACCCCCAAGGCCACCTCTTACGACACATATTCACCTCAGACGGAACCAACGTCGCCCAAACCCTCATCAACGACGGATACGTCCACGCCACCACCACCAAACCCCCATACCGCTACCAACCCGCCTACACCGCAGCCCAAAAAGCAGCCCAAAAAGCACAACGCGGCCTCTGGGCCGCCTGCACCACCACACCCAACCACCCCAAATAA
- a CDS encoding metallophosphoesterase produces the protein MNTLMRGAAALAAAAVGTAAYGAFVERNNFTLRRFTVPVLPPGAPQIRVLHLSDIHMMPWQLRKQEWIASLVDLEPDLVIDTGDHISHPDSVPVVLDLLEPLLRLPGAFVLGSNDYFAPAARNPMKYLLKSEPKPSSKRLPTEALVLGLGEMGWRDLSNARGHLTVKGIEIALVGVDDPHLKYDMFHQIPAAPEHPTPDLKLGLLHAPYTRVLEAMTAEGVDLMFAGHTHGGQLAIPGYGAIVTNCDLDARRVKGLSRWWEGANGIDSSHAPAEAAWLHVSGGLGTSPFVPIRIAARPEASLLTLTPREH, from the coding sequence ATGAACACACTCATGCGAGGAGCCGCTGCTTTGGCGGCCGCAGCCGTTGGAACTGCCGCCTACGGAGCTTTTGTAGAACGCAACAACTTCACGCTCCGTCGTTTCACGGTGCCTGTTCTTCCACCTGGGGCACCACAGATCCGAGTTCTCCATCTGTCTGACATCCACATGATGCCTTGGCAGCTGCGCAAGCAGGAATGGATCGCCAGTCTCGTTGACCTGGAACCTGACCTGGTCATTGACACTGGTGATCACATCTCTCACCCTGACTCGGTCCCTGTGGTGTTGGATTTGCTCGAGCCATTACTGCGCCTGCCTGGTGCGTTCGTGTTGGGGTCGAACGACTATTTCGCCCCTGCTGCGCGCAATCCAATGAAATATCTGTTGAAGTCCGAGCCGAAACCAAGTTCCAAACGTCTACCTACGGAGGCACTTGTCCTAGGGCTAGGTGAGATGGGGTGGCGTGACCTATCGAACGCCCGCGGCCACCTCACCGTCAAAGGCATAGAAATCGCGCTGGTCGGTGTCGATGACCCCCACCTGAAGTACGACATGTTCCACCAGATTCCGGCAGCACCAGAACATCCGACCCCAGATCTGAAACTGGGTCTACTTCACGCCCCCTACACGCGTGTGCTCGAAGCTATGACCGCCGAGGGAGTGGACCTGATGTTCGCTGGTCACACCCATGGCGGGCAGCTAGCAATTCCGGGCTACGGCGCCATCGTCACTAACTGCGACTTGGATGCGCGCCGAGTTAAAGGATTGTCGCGATGGTGGGAAGGAGCGAACGGAATCGACTCTTCCCACGCACCAGCCGAAGCAGCCTGGCTTCATGTCTCCGGCGGATTGGGTACCTCCCCGTTCGTCCCAATCCGTATCGCGGCACGTCCGGAAGCATCACTGTTGACTCTTACCCCACGAGAGCACTGA
- a CDS encoding transglycosylase domain-containing protein, translated as MTNDPTVPASDHEQNAAPEQREGLHSAFRLLGGVVAGSTVLGVLVAGIFMPVVGAGGLATKSIVASFDAMPAEFTASPASQQTRILAADGSTIATLAEDNRQVVSLDEIAPIMRKAQIAIEDERFYEHSGVDPRGVARALFATLRGDTQGASTITQQYVRQTLVTTALKSDNEAGVAAALERGGVAGIVRKLQEMKYAIALEDNLSKEQVLEGYLNLVYYGAGAYGVEAASQRYFSKRASKLTLPEAAMIAGQVQRPSYTNPFERPEETLKRRNAVLDRMLSSHVITAEEHDEATNTPLGLKPSLPKQSCNASGSPYFCEYVVNWLLDQPSLGKDRKSRRNALYRKGLKIETPFDPKLAAFAREELIKRAPVEDSKSRGAAVAVVQPGTGKVIATAQNTNYGQGSGEAGVETTVNWSVDAKYGASGGFQIGSTAKPFNLVAALEKGMSPDTVLQVPPNHTPYSVSQLGGNKCGFIGRPFQPKNHEGNEFGPMSLKKATQKSVNTAFVELASQVGVCNIVDVMGRMGLHTGYGQKYGTKFVPNVILGADNASPLTLASAYATLAAGGKYCEPVPVTKVSDFHGKVFPIRGANCRQAISQKVAYDTTRILESVISPGATGEQMALADGRVAAGKTGTADASVHTWFAGFTPQLATAAWVGRPNAQLPQPHVYGSTYAGPIWTAVMNEASKGMPKLEFQQNPSKPGQGTPASETAEVPDVVGRSLNSAKKQLESDGFKVKINSEKMPSENIDYGRVAQITPMAGSQTSRGSTVTITLSSGPDE; from the coding sequence ATGACGAATGACCCCACCGTCCCCGCGTCTGATCACGAGCAGAATGCGGCGCCGGAGCAACGCGAGGGGCTTCATTCCGCGTTCCGTCTACTGGGTGGAGTTGTCGCCGGGTCAACTGTTCTAGGAGTCCTCGTCGCAGGAATCTTCATGCCCGTCGTTGGAGCAGGCGGCCTAGCCACTAAATCCATCGTGGCTTCGTTCGATGCCATGCCCGCAGAATTCACGGCCTCCCCCGCTTCACAACAAACACGCATCCTGGCCGCAGACGGCTCCACCATCGCCACCCTGGCCGAAGACAACCGCCAAGTGGTCTCCCTCGATGAAATCGCCCCGATCATGCGTAAAGCACAGATCGCAATCGAAGATGAGCGTTTTTACGAGCACAGCGGCGTTGATCCCCGAGGCGTAGCCCGCGCCCTATTCGCCACACTGCGCGGCGACACCCAGGGAGCGTCCACCATCACACAGCAATACGTCCGCCAAACCCTGGTCACTACCGCCCTGAAATCTGACAACGAAGCTGGCGTTGCAGCAGCTCTAGAACGCGGCGGCGTCGCTGGCATCGTCCGCAAACTCCAGGAGATGAAATACGCCATCGCCCTGGAAGATAACCTCAGCAAAGAACAAGTTCTCGAGGGCTACCTCAACCTCGTCTACTACGGCGCAGGAGCGTACGGCGTCGAAGCTGCATCGCAACGCTACTTCAGCAAACGCGCTTCCAAACTCACCCTGCCCGAAGCCGCGATGATCGCAGGACAGGTGCAGCGCCCCAGCTACACCAACCCATTCGAACGCCCCGAAGAAACACTCAAACGCCGCAACGCCGTGCTAGACCGAATGCTTTCTTCTCACGTCATCACCGCAGAAGAGCACGACGAGGCAACCAACACGCCCCTAGGACTCAAACCAAGCTTGCCGAAACAGTCCTGCAACGCCTCGGGGTCCCCGTACTTCTGCGAATACGTCGTCAACTGGCTCCTAGACCAGCCTTCCCTGGGTAAAGACCGCAAGAGCCGCCGCAATGCCCTCTACCGCAAAGGGCTGAAAATCGAGACACCTTTCGATCCCAAGCTCGCTGCCTTCGCCCGCGAAGAACTCATCAAACGTGCCCCTGTGGAAGACAGCAAGAGCCGCGGGGCTGCCGTTGCTGTTGTACAACCCGGAACCGGAAAAGTTATTGCCACCGCCCAAAACACCAACTACGGGCAAGGCTCTGGCGAAGCTGGCGTAGAGACCACCGTGAACTGGAGCGTAGATGCCAAATACGGAGCTTCCGGCGGTTTCCAGATCGGTTCAACTGCCAAGCCTTTCAACCTAGTCGCTGCTCTAGAAAAAGGCATGTCCCCGGACACTGTCCTTCAAGTCCCCCCTAACCACACGCCCTACTCGGTCTCCCAACTTGGTGGAAACAAGTGTGGCTTTATTGGCCGCCCCTTCCAGCCCAAGAACCACGAAGGCAACGAGTTCGGCCCTATGAGCTTGAAAAAAGCCACCCAAAAATCCGTGAACACTGCCTTCGTTGAACTGGCCTCCCAGGTAGGGGTCTGCAACATCGTCGATGTCATGGGAAGGATGGGGCTACACACCGGATACGGGCAGAAGTACGGAACCAAATTCGTCCCGAACGTCATCCTCGGCGCAGACAACGCTTCTCCCCTCACCCTGGCCTCGGCCTACGCCACCCTGGCAGCCGGCGGTAAATACTGTGAGCCAGTCCCCGTGACGAAAGTCAGCGACTTCCACGGCAAGGTTTTCCCCATTCGAGGCGCGAACTGCCGTCAAGCAATCAGCCAAAAAGTCGCCTACGACACCACCCGCATCCTTGAATCCGTTATCTCTCCCGGAGCTACCGGTGAACAGATGGCTCTGGCAGATGGCCGAGTCGCAGCAGGTAAAACAGGAACCGCCGACGCGAGTGTGCACACCTGGTTCGCTGGGTTCACTCCTCAGCTGGCCACTGCCGCGTGGGTCGGACGCCCCAACGCGCAGCTGCCTCAGCCGCACGTGTACGGATCTACCTACGCTGGCCCGATCTGGACCGCAGTGATGAATGAAGCATCCAAGGGCATGCCCAAGCTCGAATTCCAACAAAACCCCAGCAAACCAGGGCAAGGAACTCCTGCTTCAGAGACTGCCGAGGTCCCGGACGTGGTGGGACGAAGCCTGAACTCGGCTAAGAAGCAACTCGAAAGTGACGGCTTCAAGGTCAAGATCAACTCCGAGAAAATGCCCTCGGAGAATATTGATTACGGCCGCGTAGCGCAGATCACACCAATGGCAGGATCGCAAACCAGCCGCGGGAGCACGGTCACCATCACGCTCTCCAGCGGACCCGATGAGTAA
- a CDS encoding WhiB family transcriptional regulator yields the protein MITETPETTFEESIEHWSARAWCRTVGPDELFVEGKAQQRAKRICRNCEVVIDCLAEALDERIEFGVWGGMTERERRKMLRLHPEVTDWKRVFEDTNRTAKVAG from the coding sequence GTGATTACTGAAACGCCCGAAACAACGTTCGAAGAGTCTATCGAGCATTGGTCAGCAAGGGCTTGGTGCAGGACTGTTGGTCCGGATGAGCTTTTTGTGGAAGGAAAAGCTCAACAACGCGCTAAGAGGATCTGCCGCAATTGCGAAGTAGTTATCGATTGCCTCGCAGAAGCCTTAGATGAGCGCATTGAATTCGGTGTTTGGGGAGGCATGACCGAACGCGAACGTCGCAAGATGCTGCGCCTACACCCAGAGGTCACCGACTGGAAACGCGTCTTCGAAGACACCAACCGTACTGCCAAAGTAGCCGGGTAA
- a CDS encoding DUF4177 domain-containing protein, which produces MKKWEYATAPIIPHATQQILNNWGIDGWELVQVVTTDTGNLVAYFKRPLQED; this is translated from the coding sequence ATGAAAAAATGGGAATATGCGACCGCGCCGATCATTCCGCACGCGACGCAGCAAATTTTGAACAACTGGGGTATTGACGGTTGGGAACTAGTCCAGGTCGTCACTACCGATACCGGAAATCTCGTGGCTTATTTCAAACGTCCTCTGCAGGAGGACTGA
- a CDS encoding RidA family protein, with product MSSVEQRLQEIGLALPEVAVPVGSYVPAKADGRRIHTSGQLPLVNGSLPVTGKVGAEVCVEQAQELARTCALNAIAAVKSVVGDLDQVQSVVKVVGFVASDPTFTQQPAVINGASDLLAQAFGDIGVHARSAVGVAVLPMDAPVEVEIVVALREE from the coding sequence ATGAGTTCCGTTGAACAACGATTGCAAGAGATTGGCTTAGCGCTACCCGAAGTAGCAGTTCCCGTAGGTTCATACGTTCCCGCCAAAGCCGACGGGCGGCGTATCCATACCTCCGGCCAACTTCCCCTCGTTAATGGATCCCTCCCCGTCACAGGAAAAGTAGGTGCCGAGGTCTGCGTCGAACAGGCGCAAGAACTAGCGCGAACCTGCGCGCTCAACGCCATCGCCGCAGTTAAATCAGTAGTAGGCGACCTCGACCAGGTCCAGAGCGTTGTCAAAGTTGTTGGCTTCGTCGCCAGCGACCCAACATTCACCCAGCAGCCCGCCGTCATCAACGGCGCCTCCGACCTGCTCGCACAAGCTTTCGGAGACATCGGCGTGCACGCACGCAGCGCTGTTGGAGTGGCAGTCCTGCCCATGGATGCCCCTGTCGAAGTCGAAATCGTCGTAGCGCTACGCGAGGAATGA
- a CDS encoding MBL fold metallo-hydrolase gives MTLEGTNTYILRAPGKKHSIIIDPGPADPTHIATILTTATSDEAEISHLLLTHHHADHAAAVPLIEKATGLQALSIGTSTLTDGQTLHAEGLTLHVIATPGHTADSTTFRLHEAPLLFTGDTILGRGTTYLDYPDGTLTDYLDTLHLLIDLLRDKGEHALLPGHGPTRPHTAPILNAYIQHRTTRLRQIRAARDSGAGTDIEAITNNVYRDQPESVLAAARICVAAQLDHLRHHDTL, from the coding sequence ATGACACTCGAAGGAACCAACACCTACATCCTTCGCGCCCCAGGCAAAAAACACAGCATCATCATCGACCCCGGCCCCGCTGACCCCACCCACATTGCCACCATTCTCACCACCGCCACCAGCGACGAAGCCGAAATCTCTCACCTGCTGCTCACACACCATCACGCAGACCACGCAGCCGCGGTCCCCCTGATCGAAAAAGCCACCGGCCTACAGGCCCTATCCATCGGCACCTCCACTCTCACCGACGGGCAAACACTGCACGCCGAGGGACTGACCCTGCACGTCATCGCCACCCCTGGCCACACCGCAGACTCCACCACCTTCCGGCTCCACGAAGCCCCCCTGCTATTCACCGGCGACACCATCTTGGGCCGCGGCACCACATACCTGGACTACCCCGACGGAACCCTTACCGACTACCTAGACACACTCCACCTGCTCATTGACCTGCTACGAGACAAAGGCGAGCACGCACTCCTGCCCGGGCACGGCCCCACCCGCCCCCATACCGCCCCCATCCTGAACGCCTACATCCAGCACCGCACCACCCGCCTGCGCCAAATCCGCGCTGCACGCGACAGCGGAGCCGGCACTGACATCGAAGCCATCACCAACAACGTCTACCGCGACCAACCCGAAAGCGTCCTGGCCGCAGCGCGCATCTGCGTAGCAGCCCAGCTCGATCACCTCCGCCACCACGACACCCTGTGA